From the Argopecten irradians isolate NY chromosome 13, Ai_NY, whole genome shotgun sequence genome, one window contains:
- the LOC138305505 gene encoding uncharacterized protein isoform X2, with amino-acid sequence MEKLDTVAAEIDSWGTRKDMEVFKRITTETKDPEKKNVVIMGRKTWMSIPEKFRPLQKRINIILSTTMKEAPTNTYVATSLENAVAMVTGNGELTDKVESLFVIGGSSVYKEALESHCRVYLTRVLADFDCDTFLPEFESEKFVKLQCCEDVPTGRMTENGIDFEFEVYDKCVSEFSSNRMPFYVMAAMCSNRGIGLGDKLPWPSLSKEYRYYMDLTSKIENPGKKCINIKGRVTWQCTCMEEKSRDTIINIVISRNPSPEIVADPYVHKVVSSLDEALLYVSTALRDTVETIWVMGGQQIYTEAVNHPQCERVYLTHIYGEFEADTFFPPIEDKFKEDKSVVLDRALQEERGITYKYQVFSPKIQANR; translated from the exons AGAAGAAAAATGTTGTGATAATGGGAAGGAAGACTTGGATGTCCATTCCGGAGAAGTTCCGACCTCTGCAGAAGAGAATCAACATAATACTAAGTACAACAATGAA AGAAGCACCAACAAATACATATGTTGCCACGAGCTTAGAGAATgctgttgccatggtaacaggAAATGGAGAACTAACAGACAAAGTTGAGAGTCTGTTCGTTATAGGAGGTAGCTCTGTTTACAAG GAAGCATTGGAATCTCACTGTCGTGTGTACCTGACCAGAGTACTGGCAGACTTTGACTGTGATACTTTTCTACCAGAATTTGAATCAGAAAAATTTGTAAAGTTACAATG CTGTGAAGACGTACCGACTGGGCGAATGACAGAGAATGGaattgattttgaatttgaagTTTATGACAAG TGCGTGTCTGAGTTTAGTTCTAACAGGATGCCCTTCTACGTCATGGCGGCGATGTGTAGCAACAGGGGCATAGGGTTAGGTGACAAACTTCCTTGGCCTTCATTAAG caaaGAATATCGTTATTACATGGATTTAACATCAAAAATAGAAAATCCTG gtaaaaagtGTATCAATATAAAAGGAAGGGTGACGTGGCAGTGTACCTGTATGGAAGAGAAGTCACGTGATACTATCATCAATATCGTCATCAGTAGAAACCCCAG TCCAGAGATAGTAGCGGATCCATACGTCCACAAGGTTGTGTCCAGTCTCGATGAGGCTCTGCTGTACGTTAGCACTGCATTACGCGACACAGTGGAAACCATTTGGGTCATGGGAGGCCAACAAATATATACT GAGGCCGTTAACCATCCGCAGTGTGAGAGGGTCTACCTAACACATATATACGGAGAGTTCGAGGCTGACACATTCTTCCCGCCAATTGAGGATAAATTCAAAGAAGACAA GTCGGTGGTACTGGACAGAGCGCTACAGGAGGAACGTGGTATAACATACAAGTACCAAGTCTTTTCCCCAAAGATTCAAGCGAACCGTTAA